The genomic DNA TGCGGCCGAGGGGCATCCTTCCGCGGTTATGGACATGAGTTTCGCGAATCAGGTATTGTGCGCGGTCTATCTGGCAACCCACGACCACAAACTGAGTATCAGTGTTCATGATGTACCAAAAAAAATCGATCAGGAAGTGGCACATTTAAAACTGGCGGCGATGAATATCGAAATTGATCATCTGACTGACGAGCAGATTCGGTATCTCTCTTCTTGGAGGGAAGGTACCTGATATGAAAAAAGGAATCCGCTACATGATTGCTGACATCGAAAATGAAGTGAGGTATACGCACTCACTCATCGGTAAAAGTGTACTCGACCCCAGAGTTATGAAGGCGATGGCGACAGTGCCACGGGATGAATTTGTGCCGGATGACCTAAAACAAGAGGCCTTTAACAATGGGCCGCTGCCTATTGGTCATGGCCAAACCATCTCTCAACCTTATATTGTAGCGTTAATGACTGACCTGCTTCGGCTTGAGAAAGATCACATCGTGCTCGAGATTGGCACGGGCTCTGGCTATCAGAGTGCGGTACTGTCATTACTATGTAAGAAAGTATATACGGTGGAGCTGATTGCTGAACTGAGTGATGCCGCTATAAAGCATTTCAGAAAGCTGGGCTATGACAATATTGAAGCCTGTACCGGCAATGGCTATAACGGTTGGCCTGAGCATGCACCCTATGATGGCATTATTGTCACGGCGGCGGCTACACATATT from Gammaproteobacteria bacterium includes the following:
- a CDS encoding protein-L-isoaspartate(D-aspartate) O-methyltransferase, giving the protein MKKGIRYMIADIENEVRYTHSLIGKSVLDPRVMKAMATVPRDEFVPDDLKQEAFNNGPLPIGHGQTISQPYIVALMTDLLRLEKDHIVLEIGTGSGYQSAVLSLLCKKVYTVELIAELSDAAIKHFRKLGYDNIEACTGNGYNGWPEHAPYDGIIVTAAATHIPQALIDQLKPGGRLVVPVGLPYSHQELMLVKKDEQGEVHVNDILGVAFVPLQQEDISSKQNHTRH